A genomic segment from Candidatus Viadribacter manganicus encodes:
- a CDS encoding c-type cytochrome, which translates to MKLAFVIVSALLASACASHQSVEQPPQVARGQTLVEQHCSTCHATGRIGDSPAPEAPPFRKLSQNYRVDALEEAFAEGISVGHPAMPQFAFAPDDVSALVAYLQSIQDAPSSSE; encoded by the coding sequence ATGAAGCTCGCGTTCGTCATCGTCTCGGCTCTTCTCGCCAGCGCATGCGCTTCGCACCAATCGGTGGAACAGCCGCCACAAGTAGCGCGCGGACAGACGCTCGTTGAACAACATTGCAGCACCTGCCACGCGACCGGCCGCATCGGCGACAGTCCGGCGCCGGAGGCGCCCCCATTCCGCAAGCTCTCTCAAAACTACCGGGTGGATGCACTTGAAGAAGCGTTCGCGGAAGGCATCAGCGTTGGCCACCCAGCGATGCCGCAATTTGCTTTCGCACCGGACGATGTAAGTGCGTTGGTCGCGTACCTGCAATCCATCCAGGACGCGCCATCATCCAGCGAGTAA
- a CDS encoding helix-turn-helix domain-containing protein, whose amino-acid sequence MRDLGIETSGGPAHRVSDSIALGPGLVLQGTRMHFRRNEEVFGEGEAAEYVYRVVSGAVRTIRFSSDGRRQILNFYLPGDIFGLECGGQHTLSAEAVADAEISLVRRSLIDTIATQDGSAARAVITMMQRQLQNAQEHALVLGRKGAGERVAAFLLQLADRVTSQCEIDLPMSRADIADYLALTIETVSRAFTQMERDKTISLPSSRHVVVRDRCALELLEAA is encoded by the coding sequence ATGCGCGATCTCGGTATCGAAACGTCAGGCGGCCCCGCCCACCGTGTGTCCGATTCTATTGCCTTAGGTCCAGGTTTGGTCCTGCAGGGCACGCGCATGCACTTTCGCCGCAACGAAGAAGTGTTCGGAGAAGGCGAAGCGGCCGAGTACGTCTACCGCGTCGTTTCCGGCGCAGTTCGAACCATTCGCTTCTCAAGCGATGGCCGGCGCCAAATTTTGAACTTCTATTTGCCGGGCGATATCTTCGGCCTCGAATGCGGTGGCCAGCACACTCTCTCCGCCGAGGCTGTCGCCGATGCGGAGATATCTCTCGTTCGTCGTTCGTTGATCGACACGATCGCCACCCAAGACGGCTCTGCGGCGCGCGCCGTCATCACTATGATGCAGCGCCAATTACAAAACGCCCAGGAACACGCTTTGGTGCTGGGCCGCAAAGGCGCCGGCGAACGCGTCGCCGCCTTCCTTTTGCAGCTTGCCGATCGCGTGACATCGCAATGTGAGATCGATCTGCCGATGTCGCGCGCCGACATTGCCGATTATTTGGCGCTCACCATCGAAACCGTGTCGCGCGCCTTTACGCAAATGGAACGCGACAAGACCATCTCGCTGCCAAGTTCGCGCCACGTGGTTGTGCGTGATCGTTGTGCGCTGGAGCTTCTTGAAGCCGCCTGA
- a CDS encoding PAS domain S-box protein, with translation MRFSHLSGRLAAELRARPQASTYALVAAVCAVTAIVAVLLAWATPSVPVLILFAPVVCAVALIGGLGPGLAATVLSIVAAFYAQPGQGASLWVFAIIGVIVAIGGDWLFRNRRIEANASRALAEREAHLLSIYDTAPDALIVIDAHGVMQSYSAAAERMFGWSASEVLGRNVKMLMPQPFRVQHDDYLNRYLDTGERRIIGIGRIVVGERKDGSTFPMELAVGEVRSERGRVFTGFVRDLTERQATETRLQELQSELVHMSRLSAMGEMASALAHELNQPLSALANYLSGARRLLERAGVNEPRAGDALEKAADQALRAGEIIRRLRDFLSRGETERRVEDLPKLVQEACALALVGAKEHGVRVSYNFALDADLVLVDRVQIQQVILNLVRNAIDAMAEHPRRELKIATALEDDDMAVVSVIDTGPGVDEAAAAKLFQPFVTTKMSGMGVGLSISRTIVEAHGGRIWTEPNPGGGAIFRFTLRLARQAPVESMA, from the coding sequence ATGCGGTTTTCCCACCTTTCAGGGCGCTTGGCGGCCGAGCTTCGTGCTCGCCCCCAGGCGTCGACCTACGCCCTCGTGGCGGCTGTGTGCGCGGTCACGGCGATTGTGGCCGTCTTGTTGGCCTGGGCGACGCCTTCCGTTCCGGTCTTGATCTTGTTTGCCCCGGTTGTCTGCGCCGTAGCGCTGATCGGCGGCCTGGGGCCGGGCTTGGCCGCGACGGTGTTGTCGATCGTCGCTGCATTCTATGCGCAACCTGGGCAGGGCGCCTCGCTTTGGGTATTTGCCATCATAGGCGTGATCGTCGCCATTGGCGGCGATTGGCTTTTTCGCAATCGGCGTATCGAAGCTAATGCCTCGCGGGCTCTGGCTGAGCGCGAAGCGCACCTGCTTTCAATTTACGACACCGCCCCCGATGCGCTGATCGTCATCGACGCTCACGGCGTCATGCAATCTTACAGCGCCGCCGCCGAGCGCATGTTCGGCTGGTCGGCTTCTGAGGTCCTCGGCCGTAACGTCAAAATGTTGATGCCACAGCCGTTTCGCGTGCAGCACGATGATTATCTCAATCGCTATCTCGATACCGGCGAGCGGCGGATCATCGGCATTGGGCGCATTGTTGTCGGTGAACGCAAGGACGGCTCGACGTTTCCTATGGAGCTGGCAGTCGGTGAAGTGCGTTCTGAACGCGGGCGCGTGTTCACTGGTTTTGTACGCGATTTGACCGAGCGGCAAGCTACGGAAACGCGGCTCCAAGAGCTGCAATCTGAGCTTGTTCACATGTCGCGTTTGAGTGCGATGGGTGAGATGGCCTCGGCCCTGGCGCATGAGCTCAATCAGCCGCTCAGCGCGCTCGCCAATTATTTGAGCGGTGCGCGGCGTCTATTGGAGCGCGCCGGAGTAAATGAGCCGCGCGCAGGAGACGCTTTGGAAAAGGCCGCTGACCAGGCATTGCGTGCTGGTGAGATTATTCGGCGCCTGCGGGATTTTCTCTCTCGGGGAGAGACCGAGCGGCGGGTCGAGGATTTGCCAAAACTTGTGCAGGAGGCCTGCGCTTTGGCCCTCGTCGGCGCGAAGGAACACGGCGTTCGGGTCAGCTACAATTTTGCGCTTGATGCCGATTTGGTGCTTGTTGATCGCGTGCAAATTCAACAGGTGATCTTGAATTTGGTGCGCAATGCGATTGACGCCATGGCCGAGCATCCACGGCGCGAACTCAAGATCGCAACCGCCCTCGAGGACGATGATATGGCGGTTGTCAGTGTGATCGATACCGGCCCGGGCGTGGATGAGGCGGCGGCGGCAAAGCTCTTCCAACCATTCGTGACGACCAAGATGAGCGGCATGGGGGTGGGCCTCTCGATTTCGCGGACCATTGTGGAAGCGCACGGTGGGCGGATCTGGACCGAGCCAAATCCGGGCGGCGGGGCGATTTTCCGATTTACTTTGAGACTGGCGCGCCAAGCTCCGGTGGAGAGTATGGCATGA